A stretch of DNA from Dioscorea cayenensis subsp. rotundata cultivar TDr96_F1 chromosome 4, TDr96_F1_v2_PseudoChromosome.rev07_lg8_w22 25.fasta, whole genome shotgun sequence:
tccaaaacaaacacaatatcTTGTTGCTGACAGGTTctgttttcaaatatttatatttgaagtGAACAACAGCATCCTGTTAAAGACGATCAAATTAAATCTTCCAACAGTCAAATCAAATGTTTGACCTGGAGAATGTGCACCAACAAGTGTATTATCATGTGtgattttaagttatatatattttatatagacaCTCAAACCCAGggaaaaaatagtaattttcatTGCTAAAATAAAAGACAGAATTCAAGAGAATCGTAAAATAGCCATCAAGAAAATGACAGAATTGTAATTTTTCATTCTAGGAAACCTCTatgaaaatgataattattcTACATAAGTTTCATCAAACTTATTACCATTACATTACATCGAAGAcgcaaatatatacatatatcaactCCAGGAGAAACAGATAAAAATTTCCATAGACTTCTGAAATTTATTCAAAGATTAAGCACTGAAAACTCAGAGTGCAGGGTGGATCCTATTACAAAATTCAAGAGATTTCAAGAATTCAATTTGTTGTGTATAAAGATTCATCTCTGCAAAAGGCCTTTGAAAGGCAACATTAATCGCCACAAAGGTTTGCAAGTTTAAAAAATCAAGGTAGTATTGTCTTGTTCCCGGATGAAGGATTTGTTTGGTTGTCATCTTTCCTGTTTCTCTCTTCAGAAGAATGAGTTTCCTTCACTTCACGAAAACCAAGCTCCGACATGTCTTGCTTTGCCATCAAGTTTCTACCAACAAACAATATACAACACAAATGACATGTCATATTTCTAAGAAGATTAAGGACAAAATTAACAGAGCATGTTTAGATAATATAATCATATGACAAGCTGGTTTTCTCTGTCTGAagagaaattcaagcaaaaatcaTATATGATGCATCTTCATCTTGGTTAAGAGTAGCAGAAAATGATTTCATCTAATAAGTGATAAATCTTATCTGCAACATTTTCTCTCTCGGAGAAAATACCTATCAGACAGGTTTTTGGTTTGAGCGAACAATCAATGTAGGGTTTAGTATATTCCTAGAGGTTTTAAGATCTAATTTGAACAAAGCATTCAGATTTccagaataaaaatatatgacaaGCATGACAGACACAAACCTTTCCATACGGCATTCTAAATATTTCTTTGAAAACTGCCTACATCTGTCTGACTGATGGCCAGAAGATTTCAAGCAGGAAATATATTCTTTCTTCTCCTGTACATGAAATTCCATGATTTATTTTCAgttaaaataatgttttatgtCCAAACAAAGAACAGGTGTAATTTGTGTAAATTATGACtagaaataaacaaataaaataagtttaaagAAAAGGACCAAGTCGCATTCATGCAAATGATCCAAAGGGAATACTCCTTTTTCTGGAGGTACAGGTCTTGCTCCCCTGTTGCCACCAAATGCCCCACCTATCAAGCCAACAAAAAACTTTCAAACGATTTAGGCAAGTATTCACAACAACAGTGGCATTGATCTAAATTTGCTCACTCTCAGCATTAACAACAAGACGGCCGATGTTAGATGACAAACAAAGATACTAAACCACTTCTATCTCACAGGTAGCAAAACATGCACGGGCGGTGCAAATGTCAACCCAATTAAGATAGCCAATGGAAAGAATGGCTGACAGACGACCTCTAAATGATGCATAAAACCTCTGCCAGATAAAATCTAAGGAGATAGAACAACTCTAATAGCTTAAATGTCAAAGACATATTTAGAAGTTGGAAAAATTACCCAGACAGCAGCTACTGAAAATGATCTGATGAATTGGCATAGTAAAAACTAACAGTGTAAACAGAGAGATCCAACAAGACAAACACTACAAAAACTGAAATAGGCAAAGGATCATATTCATGTCTGCAGGCGTCTACTTATCAAGAAAGAATCTGGACATGCTCTAGGGATGCTAAACTTACATATAGATTTTAAATAAGCATAAATGCTGTTTCTTATATCCCCAGCAGCAACCTGAAGACATGAATCAAAAATTTCATGGCCAAATTTGCAAAGAATGCCTAAAGTTTGCatcatttcagaaaaacaaaGGCTCAATTGGTACATAACCAAgatagaaatttttaaaaaacactgataattgatttatataggATTTTAAAATTGGGACAAATCAACAAAGTTGAATGACGAATAGGCTTACCTGCACTCATCTGATCACAGAGTCAAGTCAGGGCTCTTCAAGTTTGAATTCAGGGCGATGCTGAAGCTCAGGAAGCTATGATTCTAACAGAACCAAGATGGTCGAACCTATTCAATCATGATTCAGCATCTTTAGTGGTGAGAATCAGTATATGGATAGAGATAATAGCCTCAAAGTTCATAGTTTTAAGTCTGAAGAATATAAGAATCAAAGAAAGAACATTCTAAACAAAGTGTAGGTTGTCAAAAGCTGGatttataacttaaaaaaaaaaaaaccattccTTATAAATATACTTAGACTTTTTCAAGATTGAATGTATAATCTTAAAGGATTGCATTTGCTTCTATGCAGCCACGAAAAGTTTAGAACTTGCTTGTATCCCCTAAGCTCAAGTTTTCTGTCCCAGGTCAATACTTAATTGACAACagatgaaaaatttaaaaatacctAGCATCTGTAAGCCTAATGCTATTCCTTCCCACCCAAATGGATACTCAGGTAGTCCTAgcataaaaattggaaaaaatagTCATATAACTTTAGGGGCAATATGTGACAGcatgatgatatatataaatttatagatTTGTGATGCATAGGagtaaatacattattttagGTTATATATGCAACAAGTATGAaaagttttcaaaaaaatttatgccaaaaaaaaattgtttaaagaaTTATATCTTCTTGGGAAATTAAGCTCTGAAAAGAAATGGAATATCATCAAGATTCAAAAAAACAGCCCAATTGGTAGCGATTTCTCAAGGATGAACTAAGTTGATAAGACTATCAGAAATAACAAAGGCATGCAACAGAATTCATGCTAGTCCTACTTCATGAGCACTCTTGACTTCAGTAAGCAGCCCAAAAGATTAGTTACAATTTGTGACACGATTAAATAACGCATTGACAAGTCCAAGGgtctagaaaaataaaaattttcaaaaaaagacaaattaatattttctatatttctaaatttgaaaatctaagaaagcaaagaagatcAAATTTTAAGTACTGGTACAGTCAAAATCTTGGATCagaaaataatcaaatccaTGCTTATAAATTTGAATCTTGGGTCAGAAAATAAGCAAATCCATGCTGATAAATTTGATAACTTAAATTTTCATCATTGCTGAAGATGTTGGTAAGTATTGAACATCAATATCAACTTTCTATGCTAGCATTAACAAAATCTACAACTTGATAAATAGCAGGGATACAATGAAAATTTGGAAATTATACACCAAAAAAGTACCATAGATAATGAAGAAATAATCAAACCTAGAATTAAAGCTTACAGATTGCAACAAACCAAAGCCatgcaaagaaaaacataaaaatttatcaaataatcAGGGGTAAAAACAATTTATTACAGCTTTAACAAAACTTtagcagaaaaaaaaagtttttctctctctctttgcttcttttgaAGTTACAATCCTATAATAAATTGAACAGCAAAAAACTGCAAACCTAAAATTAAAGCTCAAAGATTGCAATAATCAAAAAGCCATTCAAAGAAAACCATAGGAAATTATCAAATAATCActgtaaaacaaataaaaatcaagaaaaaaaaaacttcttatccCATCTCCACTcttaattgataaaaaaaaggacatgattaaagtaaaaatatgtcaaaaaaatgtaaatttgaAAACCCAATGCCTGACATACCGTGGTCGATCAagatcaaagagaaaaagaagattgGGAGCTTGAGGTGAAGATGAAGAGGCGGGTCATAAAATTACTTCTTCGATTCCGCGGCTGCTCTCACTATCAGATGGAAGCCACGCCCGATCACTTTCATGAGCTCATGAACCTTTGGTTTTGGATTTCTTTTGGGGGTTTCAACCATAGttatcagacccggcccggacaTCGACCCGGTCTAAGCTCCGGGTCTTGGGTCAATTGATTCAACGGCCGGGTCATTCGGCTCAACGCTTAggtattaaaattatttttttatatattattttttaaattataaattagtttttaatttataataatatataatattcatttattatttcgttatcaaatcaaataatacgataggaaaaataaattagaaaatatacgataaacataaaatcaatacataacaaaaatttcaaaaattcaagtCTTCATACGACCGACTATTCcacaacaaatttaaatttaaaaccaaatcaaTCTACAATACGTACGTTTAAACTTAACATCAAAACCATTTTTAATCCAATACATAATAAAACTAAAGGATGAAAGGGTCATTTTTACCCtccaacatataaaaatatacaaaaactataaaaaggttattttataaataagcaTTAACCCTGCTCGGTCATTGAAACCCGGCCGGTCACTGAGTTTGCTCGGTCAGCACAGGTCACATCGGGTTACAGCGGGTTGATTGATGTCCGGTCTAATTAGAGATCCCGAATCGGTTTAGTCACCGGTCACGGAAATCGACGGTCGAATCACGTGCAGTCCCGAGTTTGATACAATGGTTTCAACTTCGGAGTTGGGACTATTTGCGCATATGTTCCCTATAatctcaaattatatatataaataaataattttttttctatcattgCGAAATCTTCTTTTTGGTGCTGTTTGGTTAAGTAACTGTAATGTAActgattttacatgtaaaatattgtttgatttcctgtgaaatcagttttacatataaaaaattttgcatttttttttcttgtatttttgaagGAGCAAAACATTTGAGTTAAAATCACCATTCTTCACTCTCCAcattatgcattaaaaaaataaaaacttataggGTAATCAGTTATTAACATCattaaatttttagttatttatatttaattaaatttaattttttatttaaaatatacaaatttttatttagttttaattatgaaaatattttttaatatagaattaaagaatactaattatttttaatttaataaaaatatcattaaattaattaattgattatttttttacattagtGTTAATAGTAGATAGTGAGagttaagttaattattttaaattagcGCTTAATTATTTAAGCTTCACACTATTATTTGGTttagttatttaagtttctGATTAGTATTCGTAAATATATTCAatactttattaaattaattatttaatttaaaaattaaattaaattaatcattttactttaaattaattttttaaaatgtattaaataattaataataatactggATAATGGAGGTAATCTCACCCCCTTCACTTATATagtatttatatctttttacttacatcaaaccaaacaaataaaaactaaatgcagcattttcagtatagcaaaccaaacaacaatgatgtaaactaaaatgcagcattttcacttacactataatttcacttacatgtaatttcaattacaggcaaccaaacagcccctttGTAAAATTTTAGGACTGAAAACTCCTTCTAGGTTGAGAATTTGTtagtaaaacaatttttttaagattaaaatggataaacaaacagctttattaaagaaaaaaataaaaataaaaaaaactgttacaatcaaacaaaacaaaatataaagaagAGCAAAGTAGAAAAcccaagagaagaaaaaagcGATATATTCCACTAATGGTGAAAGTAATAAATAACAGATAAATAAGAATATTAGtgatacttaaaaaataatcattgagGGTGTAGAGTATCCATCCTAGATGGCACAAGAATGAAATAGGGATTAAATGCCTTAGTTGGGTCCATCTCTTTCCTTGCACATCATAATAATagcaaattatttaattaattatttcagtCCAAAgtcatgtaaatttttttcattgaataaaTCAATGAAACTTTTATTTAGTTACTTCAATTTTGACATTAGATTTTTATTGATGAACATGCATCATGATCTACTCTTTTTAATACTCAAAATCTATGCAAATCAAAAGATGTAGTGGATGGATTGATATTTTTCGTCTATagttttatgaatatatttattattcttggTTAGCAagttgtatatttatataaattagttaTGACTAATATGAGTCAATTGGCACCATCTTCTAAAATCCCAATCATGTCTGGTTGACACATGCAAATGTTCTACTTTGAGTTACTTTTGGTTAGCAAGTTATATACCTTCCTGTtgctaacaaagaaaacattatATCAACCAAGGAAAAGTTGACATCATTTCCAAGTATAATCTTTTCCAAAATGACAAAATGTTTAGGAAGTTCTGGCATGaattatataacaaaacatCAAACCCAAAGCAAATAATTAGCCAACCAATCAAGAATTGTGGGATTCTTACACAGAATAAATAGATAACAATAAGCAAAATGTAAACAAAATCCATAAATTTGTATAACAAAGTGATACCAATTTCAATCTCCATACATACAATAATAATGACAAGAAGAGGAGAACAAAAGAATGGTTTAAAATCATCAGCAAAATGCATTTCAACAAATGTCTTAAGTACAAACAAGGTTCACAAAATTGAGGATATGATTCTCATGAGAATACTGGACTCAAATGCAAATATACAGATATCCATATGTAAAAATCATAGTCATTAACATTGAGTAAGTATTCTAaccaaaagattaaaaaaaaagaggtaaGTACCTTATAGATAGCATGCCAGGGGAAGCAGGAAAGCAACTCCAAAACAAAACTAGACTTCACATAGCTGAACatatgaaatgaaaaaataaaaaatattgaagacaTACAGTAATAGGCTATAATACATTAAGGTACGGAATCAAGAAGGAACAAATCATTCAAGCTCCACCATAGCTGATATTTCAcgaaatctttttttaaaaaaatctggaTCATTCAAAAACACGTTCAAAACAACCACCACTTTATCCCGTCCAATTCCCGACAATAAATCAAGCATCAAAAgccacaataaacatcaaattaaaaagaaaaaacacccAAAATCTCTCTAAATCCAAAAAATCCGCACAAAAATTACTGAGAAAAATCTTACAAAGAAAAGCTCCGATACCCCTCGCTCGGATTCGAGGCCCGATCAAGCTTCCGTTGTTGAAGATCTAGGAATCGAAATCAAGGGATTCGAGAACACTTGCTTGGTTTAGGGTTTTACACCAACAAAGAGAGGATGCGTAAACAAGAGCAGTGAGAGAAAGTAATGGAAttacatatttctatatatccTACCATATTACTAAACTCACTCTACTgattttgcaaaatattatttttaacatctGAATCTTGAGTTGGGGTGTAAATAAGTCAAGTTACTTTGTGAGCTACTCCAGATCCGCTCGGTCCTTATTTGAATTAGATTCAATTTTTCA
This window harbors:
- the LOC120257986 gene encoding cytochrome c oxidase assembly protein COX19-like — encoded protein: MSAGGAFGGNRGARPVPPEKGVFPLDHLHECDLEKKEYISCLKSSGHQSDRCRQFSKKYLECRMERNLMAKQDMSELGFREVKETHSSEERNRKDDNQTNPSSGNKTILP